The Sphingobacteriales bacterium genome has a window encoding:
- the pruA gene encoding L-glutamate gamma-semialdehyde dehydrogenase yields MNNSIFTLDKPENERVKEYKPGTPERKALISELGRMSNEVLDIPLIIGGKEIRTGKTAKVVMPHNHQHILANYHQAGEKEVEMAIESALQAHEVWSNMSWIERISISLKAAELIAGKYRATINAATMLGQSKNAYQAEIDAACETIDFLRFNAYYMSQIYHEQPHSETGIINRIEYRPLEGFVFAVSPFNFTSIASNLNMAPAIMGNTLIWKPSSASILSNYYLMKIFMEAGLPGGVINFLPGSGSLIGKIVLKHKDLAGIHFTGSSATFNQLWKNTADNIQHYRSYPRIVGETGGKDFIFVHPSAGTDEVATAIVRGAFEYQGQKCSAASRAYIPESLWPEIKAKTGEMISEIRVGDVTEFGNFMNAVIDEASFDNIVSYIEYARQSNEAEVIFGGKYDKSKGYFIEPTVILTSNPHFKSMEEEIFGPVMTIYVYKDELFDETLHLCDQTSPYGLTGSVFSNDRNAMIHACRVLRYAAGNFYYNDKPTGAVVGQQPFGGARASGTNDKAGSYLNLLRWTNPRTIKETLIPPTDFKYPFMKEGRCGDKKV; encoded by the coding sequence ATGAACAATTCCATCTTCACATTAGATAAACCTGAAAACGAGAGAGTTAAAGAATATAAGCCAGGAACCCCCGAACGTAAAGCATTAATATCAGAGCTCGGGAGAATGAGCAATGAGGTACTTGATATACCTCTCATTATTGGCGGGAAAGAGATACGTACAGGAAAAACAGCCAAAGTTGTCATGCCACACAATCATCAGCACATACTTGCCAATTATCATCAGGCAGGGGAAAAAGAAGTGGAAATGGCAATAGAATCAGCCCTGCAAGCTCATGAAGTGTGGAGCAATATGTCGTGGATTGAGCGGATTTCAATCAGCCTGAAAGCAGCAGAGCTCATTGCAGGGAAATACCGTGCTACCATCAATGCAGCTACCATGCTCGGACAAAGCAAAAATGCCTATCAGGCCGAAATCGATGCAGCATGCGAAACTATTGATTTTCTAAGGTTTAATGCCTATTACATGAGTCAGATTTATCACGAACAACCACATTCGGAAACCGGAATTATCAACCGTATTGAATACCGTCCACTCGAAGGATTTGTTTTTGCTGTCAGTCCTTTTAATTTTACTTCCATTGCTTCCAATCTGAACATGGCGCCTGCCATTATGGGAAATACACTGATCTGGAAACCTTCCTCTGCCTCCATCCTGTCAAATTATTACCTGATGAAGATTTTTATGGAAGCCGGACTCCCCGGGGGTGTTATAAATTTCCTCCCCGGCTCAGGTTCGTTGATTGGCAAAATTGTTTTGAAACACAAAGACCTCGCAGGCATTCACTTTACTGGTTCCAGTGCCACCTTTAATCAGTTGTGGAAAAACACGGCAGATAATATTCAGCACTACCGGTCATATCCAAGAATAGTCGGTGAGACGGGTGGAAAAGATTTTATATTTGTTCACCCCTCTGCCGGAACTGACGAGGTAGCCACTGCCATCGTCAGAGGGGCATTTGAATATCAGGGGCAAAAATGCTCTGCCGCTTCGAGAGCCTATATCCCTGAATCATTGTGGCCTGAAATTAAAGCCAAAACAGGCGAAATGATAAGTGAAATCCGTGTCGGTGATGTAACAGAATTCGGGAACTTCATGAATGCTGTCATTGACGAAGCTTCTTTTGATAATATTGTCAGTTACATTGAATATGCACGTCAGTCCAATGAGGCAGAAGTTATTTTTGGCGGAAAATATGATAAATCAAAGGGATATTTTATTGAACCCACCGTTATACTGACCTCTAATCCACATTTCAAATCCATGGAAGAAGAAATTTTTGGTCCGGTCATGACGATATATGTTTACAAAGATGAATTATTTGATGAAACGCTGCATTTGTGTGACCAGACATCACCTTACGGACTGACCGGCTCTGTATTTTCCAATGACAGAAATGCCATGATCCATGCCTGCCGGGTTTTACGCTATGCAGCAGGTAATTTTTATTATAATGACAAACCCACCGGAGCAGTGGTCGGACAACAACCTTTTGGAGGCGCAAGGGCATCAGGGACCAATGACAAGGCAGGAAGCTACCTGAACCTGCTGAGATGGACAAATCCCAGAACCATCAAGGAAACTCTTATCCCTCCTACCGATTTTAAATATCCGTTCATGAAAGAAGGGCGTTGCGGAGATAAAAAAGTGTAA
- a CDS encoding spore maturation protein, protein MILNYIWIAFFLIAFVVAIVKLLFLGDTGIFTALMNNAFSMAKTGFELSLGLTGIMTLWLGIMKIGEKGGAVNILARIVSPFFNKLFPEVPKNHPVHGSMLMNITANMLGLDNAATPLGLKAMNELQELNKDKDVASNSQIMFMILNASGLTVIPITIIIYRAQLGAVNPSDVFIPILISTFASVTTGIIVVSIIQKINLFNKVVLLYLGSIIAIIAGLLYYFSSLPDDKLNTYSSLLSNMLLFVIIISFISMALFKKVNVWESFIEGAKEGFNVAIKIIPFLVAILVGIGVFRASGAMEYFTDGVAWVFSSLGFNTDFVDALPTAFMKPLSGSGARGMMLETMKTFGPDSFAGRLSCIFQGTSDTTFYIIALYFGSIGIKKTRYALGAGLTADLIGMITAVWVAYLFFH, encoded by the coding sequence ATGATTCTCAACTACATCTGGATAGCTTTTTTTCTGATTGCCTTTGTTGTAGCGATTGTCAAACTTTTATTTCTGGGCGATACCGGCATTTTCACTGCGCTGATGAACAATGCTTTTTCAATGGCTAAAACCGGTTTTGAACTTTCACTCGGATTGACGGGCATCATGACTTTATGGCTCGGCATCATGAAAATCGGAGAAAAAGGAGGAGCTGTCAATATATTGGCTCGCATCGTCAGTCCGTTTTTTAACAAGCTTTTTCCTGAGGTTCCCAAAAATCATCCCGTTCATGGCTCCATGCTGATGAACATTACAGCCAATATGCTCGGGCTCGACAATGCTGCTACTCCGCTGGGTCTCAAGGCGATGAACGAACTTCAGGAGCTTAACAAAGATAAGGATGTTGCTTCCAATTCACAGATCATGTTCATGATTCTCAATGCTTCAGGTTTGACCGTCATCCCGATTACCATTATCATTTACAGGGCTCAGCTGGGTGCTGTGAACCCTTCGGATGTCTTTATTCCTATTCTCATTTCCACTTTTGCTTCCGTAACCACAGGCATTATTGTAGTTTCTATCATACAGAAAATCAATCTTTTCAATAAAGTTGTACTGCTTTATCTCGGAAGTATTATCGCCATTATTGCCGGGTTGCTTTATTATTTTTCATCTTTACCCGATGACAAGCTTAATACCTATTCTTCGCTGCTGAGCAATATGCTGCTGTTTGTCATTATCATTTCTTTTATTTCAATGGCATTGTTTAAAAAAGTCAATGTCTGGGAATCTTTTATCGAAGGGGCAAAAGAAGGCTTTAATGTGGCAATTAAAATTATCCCTTTTCTTGTTGCTATCCTGGTGGGGATAGGTGTTTTCAGGGCATCAGGTGCCATGGAATATTTTACAGACGGAGTGGCCTGGGTTTTTTCATCACTTGGATTTAATACCGATTTTGTCGATGCTTTGCCGACAGCCTTCATGAAACCGCTGAGCGGAAGCGGGGCAAGGGGGATGATGCTCGAAACCATGAAAACATTTGGCCCTGATAGTTTTGCCGGCAGGCTTTCCTGCATTTTTCAGGGAACATCCGATACTACTTTTTATATCATAGCCCTGTATTTTGGGTCAATTGGTATAAAAAAAACACGTTATGCGCTGGGTGCCGGCCTGACTGCCGATTTAATCGGAATGATTACGGCTGTGTGGGTAGCTTACCTGTTTTTTCATTGA
- a CDS encoding DUF3943 domain-containing protein translates to MKICEVCKEIIVISFFFLLCVGTLKAQPARNQYIPDGGVDSAGISKENITKAYSSAYLHPFNRFLYTSAVMFSSSLAGHFYLYLRTTDQDWGSKISWKHIEQSFTMWPQREEDHWTFNYMVHPYMGSLTYLASRNRGGKILPSLGLSALNSAMYEYFVASSIQRPSINDMIITPLGGMLLGEGIFFVKGIMLKDRYLTFAEKVLMLAIDPYECLRFGFKFSKILLQNNY, encoded by the coding sequence ATGAAAATCTGTGAAGTCTGCAAAGAAATCATAGTAATTTCTTTTTTCTTTCTTTTATGCGTGGGTACTTTAAAAGCTCAGCCAGCCAGGAATCAATATATTCCTGATGGAGGAGTCGATTCTGCCGGAATTTCTAAGGAGAACATCACAAAAGCATATTCATCCGCATATTTGCACCCCTTTAACCGGTTTTTATATACCAGTGCTGTTATGTTTTCATCAAGCCTTGCTGGTCATTTTTATCTTTATCTCAGAACAACTGATCAGGATTGGGGTAGTAAAATCAGCTGGAAACATATCGAACAGAGCTTTACCATGTGGCCTCAGCGGGAGGAAGATCACTGGACTTTCAATTACATGGTGCATCCCTATATGGGCTCTCTGACCTATCTGGCCAGCCGTAACAGGGGAGGTAAAATTCTGCCATCACTCGGTTTATCTGCCCTGAATTCCGCCATGTATGAATATTTTGTGGCTTCTTCCATCCAGCGTCCGAGTATTAATGATATGATTATCACTCCTTTAGGTGGAATGTTATTGGGAGAAGGAATCTTTTTTGTCAAGGGAATTATGCTTAAAGACAGGTATCTTACATTTGCCGAAAAAGTATTAATGCTGGCTATTGATCCTTATGAGTGTTTAAGGTTCGGTTTTAAGTTTTCAAAAATATTGCTTCAGAATAACTACTGA
- a CDS encoding carboxypeptidase-like regulatory domain-containing protein has product MNRKGFSSILILSLLLFSCFSLHAGIVKGKVTDERGSALPYANIYVKNTTYGVAADLNGNYFLELKSGNYTLIFSYIGYQTVEKSITVSDVKPLVLNVALAVSAYATSEVVISPDREDPARKIMQAAREKRPEYFKMIESYTCKTYIKSSLERISKNPQMDSLMKADTVLSEKLKKLQAETGEKKLNLIESISETFYKKPATVREYYLAYHDYTDKEVPMGVNVSAEFSYGPSTIAPDSRYPENDLLLFKDLNSCFFDFYNNLIEYPLICEKPLISPLAYNAGLNYRFRLAGSFYSDDNRLIYQIEVIPLFKTEPLFSGIVFIEDSTFALISVDLTINRAAMKNVREYRIIQNYEKIIDSFYLPVRREMIYTISEGSSYILGNTRITHTDYVINQPFARKFKPNEMKIFAVDAFDKDSSFWNAKRPVTLKDEELSYISRSDSIMRYYSSDEYLDKKDSAYNIFRWWSPLFGFGRSNHYKGYQIFIEGIVSQINPFGIGGYRHRLPVYYNQDFKNGYTLETESYIDYGFRNQDIRGKLGAGLTYLPLRFGRTFLRAGDYYDWINNYASFAQIFSRSNYVRTQKAAVFQRLEIINGLFAELSFTFSKQTPILNMKQDKWSDTIFGEINKPVDFIPYIKSEIRLNILYRFGQKYYIKNNRKVIIGDDYPMLQLVWRKGLPGLFGSEVNFGYFEITGKQYIQFAHRGTLRWEATAGSFYNKKNLRLLEYKYFRGSDAGFFSDPLNSFQLLGPTLLTPNSFFQAAFIHHFEGSLTNRIPLVNWLKIDIAGGAGTLLIPEDNFTHFEMFGGIERIFRIRDLFFRLGLYAVTSDNNLSKADYTFKIGLDFYNPYTKKWSY; this is encoded by the coding sequence ATGAATAGAAAAGGCTTCAGCTCAATTTTAATATTATCCCTGCTGTTATTTTCCTGTTTTTCCTTACATGCCGGAATAGTAAAAGGAAAAGTTACCGATGAGCGTGGAAGTGCTTTGCCTTATGCCAATATTTATGTGAAAAACACGACTTACGGTGTGGCAGCCGACCTGAACGGAAATTATTTCCTCGAACTTAAAAGTGGAAATTATACATTGATATTCAGCTATATAGGTTATCAAACTGTTGAAAAATCAATTACAGTTTCCGATGTAAAACCTTTGGTGCTTAACGTTGCTTTGGCAGTCTCGGCTTATGCTACTTCGGAAGTAGTCATTTCACCCGACAGGGAAGACCCGGCAAGGAAAATCATGCAGGCGGCAAGGGAAAAACGCCCTGAATATTTCAAAATGATTGAAAGCTATACCTGTAAAACCTATATCAAATCATCACTTGAACGCATCAGTAAAAATCCTCAGATGGATTCTCTGATGAAAGCAGACACGGTTTTATCGGAGAAATTAAAAAAACTGCAGGCTGAAACCGGAGAAAAAAAACTTAATCTGATAGAATCCATCTCAGAAACTTTTTACAAAAAACCGGCTACGGTCAGGGAGTATTATCTTGCCTACCACGACTATACCGACAAAGAGGTTCCGATGGGTGTCAATGTAAGTGCTGAGTTTTCATACGGCCCGTCAACAATCGCTCCCGATTCCCGTTATCCCGAAAATGACCTGCTTCTATTTAAAGACCTCAATTCCTGCTTCTTTGATTTTTACAACAACCTGATTGAATATCCGCTCATTTGTGAAAAGCCTCTCATTTCACCACTTGCCTATAATGCCGGGCTGAATTACCGTTTCCGGCTTGCCGGTTCATTTTATTCGGATGATAATCGTCTGATATACCAGATTGAAGTAATTCCCCTGTTTAAAACGGAGCCGCTTTTTTCAGGTATTGTTTTTATTGAAGACAGCACTTTTGCCCTGATTTCCGTTGACCTGACCATCAACAGGGCAGCTATGAAAAATGTCAGGGAATACAGGATCATTCAGAATTATGAAAAAATTATTGATTCTTTTTACCTGCCTGTCAGACGGGAAATGATTTATACCATTTCGGAGGGCAGTTCCTATATTCTTGGAAACACCCGCATCACCCATACCGACTATGTGATAAACCAGCCATTTGCAAGAAAATTCAAACCCAATGAAATGAAAATTTTTGCTGTGGATGCTTTCGATAAAGATTCTTCATTCTGGAATGCGAAAAGACCTGTTACACTCAAAGATGAGGAACTCAGCTACATCAGCCGCAGCGATTCCATCATGAGGTATTACAGCAGCGATGAATACCTTGATAAAAAGGACTCGGCATACAATATTTTCCGCTGGTGGTCGCCATTGTTTGGGTTTGGCAGAAGCAATCATTATAAAGGATATCAGATATTTATTGAAGGTATTGTTTCGCAAATAAATCCTTTCGGAATAGGAGGATACCGCCATAGATTACCTGTTTACTATAACCAGGATTTTAAAAATGGCTATACACTTGAAACAGAATCCTATATTGATTATGGATTCAGAAATCAGGATATACGGGGGAAACTTGGTGCCGGACTGACCTATCTTCCCCTGCGTTTTGGCCGTACCTTTCTCAGGGCAGGTGATTATTACGACTGGATCAACAATTATGCTTCCTTTGCTCAGATATTCTCCCGAAGCAATTATGTGAGAACACAGAAAGCTGCTGTTTTTCAACGCCTTGAAATTATTAACGGGCTTTTTGCAGAGCTGAGTTTTACTTTTTCCAAACAGACACCCATCCTGAACATGAAACAGGATAAATGGTCGGATACCATTTTTGGTGAAATCAACAAACCTGTTGATTTTATTCCTTATATCAAATCGGAAATCAGGCTGAATATACTGTACCGATTCGGGCAGAAATATTATATCAAAAACAACAGAAAAGTCATCATAGGAGACGATTATCCGATGTTACAACTGGTGTGGCGGAAAGGATTACCCGGATTGTTCGGCAGTGAAGTCAATTTCGGATACTTTGAAATTACAGGGAAACAATATATTCAGTTTGCTCACCGGGGAACCCTCAGGTGGGAGGCAACAGCTGGTTCATTTTACAATAAAAAGAATCTGCGGCTACTTGAATACAAATATTTCAGAGGCTCAGATGCCGGATTTTTTTCCGATCCGCTCAACTCTTTTCAGCTTTTGGGACCAACCCTTCTTACCCCTAATTCTTTCTTTCAGGCAGCTTTCATTCATCATTTCGAAGGCTCACTGACCAACCGGATTCCGCTTGTAAACTGGTTAAAAATTGATATTGCTGGCGGTGCCGGCACTCTCTTGATTCCTGAAGATAATTTTACTCATTTCGAAATGTTTGGCGGTATTGAAAGGATTTTTCGCATAAGAGACTTATTTTTTCGTCTCGGACTTTATGCGGTAACTTCTGACAACAACCTTTCAAAAGCAGATTATACCTTTAAAATCGGCCTCGATTTTTATAATCCTTATACAAAAAAATGGAGTTATTGA